A segment of the Solanum lycopersicum chromosome 9, SLM_r2.1 genome:
tATGTCAGTACTTTAAGGTACTGAGAATGTacgatagagtaaagctgaaataaaacataactgaacaagcacaaagaatttataataatctgaacatgatatactaaattCTGAAGTAACTAGATGCATTgacaaaatttataacatgctgagactgAAAGATAACTGAACTGTAAATATGGTTAATATATTAGAGAGTCTGACTAAACTGTGGGAGTTGATAATAATCGAAAATAAAACcatatgagctaaatatggagtccaATATATACTCCCAAATGacaggacccaatataccctgccagaggtataaaggcatgctggcgtgatcactaaactgattgcccacggaggggacttacaacctacttggctagtagttttagGACAAATTGGGTAggttgaaccctagtccaactcattattatgctactcccaatgaattatgtaattaaccGATTATGACTGAGTTTTAGTAAATATTGGAtaactcaaaactgaacatgcaaataGATAATGCAagaattaatctgataatgatgcattaataactgaggcatgtataattGAATAGGTGAAATATCTAAcctaacatgtgtaattcaagaactaatgaAATACATAGCTAAGATTCTGAAATTTATGcgatatactgaataataacatgtagatctgatttggaacatataactatttaattaatgaagttctagaaaccctaagtCTAACCATGATATGGGAATAAAGAATctaactgaaaactagggatctaatgggtgaaaggaacccattagtgaaatcccacatgcctggtgatgaaatccatggagaaatatttagattcgGGGCTAGAACGGGTGGAACCTTggtgcgttcttgaactagggttttgacctttttctcctttcttgcttttaatttttctaagcttttcattgatgatttgacttaggtaagtctaagttatgtttctaggcttaaactaacttaaatatgatgatttagggtcaaaatgaagtatcttagggtttaaatcAAGTGAGAAAAGACCAAAGACCCCTGAGTTAATTGTTGTCGTACCAAACGAAAACCTGGACTGACTGGCCGTCGTTCAATCAACGATCCATCATTTGTGTCCGTAGGTTGGGTCTGTTCGTTAGACCTTTACCAAAACGAGCAAAaatttttactcggaggtctgattttagaaaACTCGATGGatatggaaatataattcaattatctattattGTATAGGTCATGTGACTACttattcattttgtgctaagaaatATGTTCATTTGAAATTGACCCAACTGTATTTTCTCCCTAACTGTCTGCTAATTTCCACCTACGGTCATACTTACGGTCTCTCGGTGCATCTACGGACCATACTAATCAATCGTGGTTCTTCTTAAAGAGTGGGTAAATGGGGTATTGATCGACTGACATAGACTAAAGACCGTAGTCTGACATACAGATCGTAGGTCTGTCCGTGGATCGCCACTTAGTCAATTTTTGTGGGCTGCATCATGGGAGATACGAATGTGCAATACGGGCGTGGGTCAGGTACAGTCCATCGATGGTAACTATCAATTGCACATGAAGATTTCTGGAAAGCAGaattttggtctattttggatacggggtgttacattatctcccccttgggaatatTCGTGCTCGAataaagactaaactagctgaaatagagggagagagctgcaatccctactactaaacactgaggaTTGAGTTTCTAACTGAATTGAGTTACGAAAACACGCTAATATGCtgaaatgcaagtacaaactgaagaaacatgattctaaaactaAATTCAAGCATGAATAACtgaaactgaagaggaactattacctcaagctggagtggaattagaaggaaagaggtgaggatacttggttttcatggattcttctacttcccaagtagctccctctaatgactgactcctccacaaaaccttgactagagcgacttctttatttctcaaccttctaatctgacggtcaagaatctcaattgGTACATCCtaataagaaagactatctttcactgccacactctctaatggaactacagaggctggatcacccaACACATCTTAAAGAGCGAGATGTGGAAGACTGGATACATTGCTTCTAGTTCTGCTAACAGCTCTAAATCATATGATAacttgccaacccttttcaatatcttgtaagggcctacatatctagggcCGAGTTTtcctttcttgcaaaatctcataactcctttcataggtgacactttcatgaaaacccaatcatcaacttggaactttAGTTCTCTTCTCCTTACATCCGCGTAAGAATTCTGAAGACTCTGACATGTGTTAAGTCtctctctaatgagttgcactttttCCATACCATTAAAGACTGAATATGTCCCTATTAAAGatgtttcacctacttcaaaccaaccaacgttatatctacatctacgcccatacagtgcctcataAGGGGACATCGGAAtactggaatggtagctattgttataggcaaactcaataaaaggaaggtgatcatcccaactacctttgaaatcgatcacacaagctctcaacatatcctctagggtctCAATGGTACACTCTTCCTATCCATCCGtgtgtggatgaaatgttgtgttAACGTTAACTTGAAtaccaagacccttctgaaatgacttccaaaaattaaaggtaaactgaggacctctatatgAGATGATAGGCCAAGGAACCCCATGTAACCTCACACGTTCATTAATGTCAAGCTTGTCATAGTCCTCTAccgaatctgtagtcttgaccgccaaaaagcaAGAAGACTGAGTCATCCTATCCACTATCACCCAAAGGGAGTCATTCTGTCTATGAGTACAAGGTatccctgtgatgaaatccatattgatcacatcccacttccaagtaggaatatcgatctcttgagtcatacctcctggtttctgatgttctaccttggcttgctggcaattggggcacttactcacaaattcttctatgtccctcttcatgaCATTCCACTAATAGACTTCTCGCAGATCGCAGTACATTTTactggcacctggatgaatagaatatctggagTTATGGGTTTTTTCAAGGATATGCTTCctcaactcacccacatcaggaatgcacaatctaccctggtagcaaagtacaccatctacaccatctcccccttgggagaaaacctctaCTCTGTGATTGTGGACTACACTCTTAAGTTAAAGCAAGATTGGATCAGTGTGTTTCTTTTCCTCAAATCCCACTACCAAATAAGATACTACCCCAATTCTGAACAGTTACCCTACaatctgatatgctcataaggtgaACTCCTAAGCGAGctagcctgtgaacatccttcactagcttctttctttcttcatcaacatgggctacactacccatagataatacGCTAAGAGCATTTGCTACTACATTAGCCTTACAAGGATGATAATGcatactcatatcataatccttaaggaactcaagccatctcctctggcaaagattcaactctttctgggcgaaaacatattgaaggctcttatgatcagtgaacacatctacatgaacaccatacaaatagtTTCTCCATATATTGAGTGCAAATACTACTGCTTCAAGCTTGATATCATATGTTGGATAATTTTTCTGATGAACGTTAAGAtctctagaggcataagctataaccttatctcgctgcatcaacacacaaacTAGGCCAAcactagatgcatcacaatagataacataaccatctgaaccctatggtagagtcaagacaggagttgtagtcaatctagttttcaattctgcaaaacttttctcacaatcatctgactattgaaacttgaccatcttcttaTTTAACCTAGTCAATgttgaggctatggatgaaaatccttccacaaaccttctgtAGTAACCCGcaagacctaagaaacttctgatatctgaAGTAGAGGTAGTTCTAGGTCATTGTTTCACCGCTTTTATCTTCTCTGAATCCACTTGGATCCCTTTGCTATATACAATGTGACTAAGGAATACAACAGATTTCAACTAGAATTCgcatttgctaaacttagcgaataactagcgatctttgagagtctgcagaacaactctcaGATGACTCGAGTGTTCTTCCTTGTTCCTAGAGTAAATAAgcatatcatcaataaagacggtAACTAACAAGTCCAAGTattgtttgaacactctgttcataaaatccatgaatgctgcaggagcattggttagtccaaatgacataactacaaattcataatgaccataccgagttttAAAGGTTGTTTTTGGAATGTCGTTATCTCTGAatctaagctgatgataacctgatctgaggtctatcATTGAGAAATGTCTAGCaccttgaagttggtcaaataagtcatcaatcatGGTCATGGGATACTAATTCTTAATtttgaccttgttcaactatttATAGTCAATGCatattctgagagaaccatctttcttctttacgaccaacactggtgcaccccataGTGTAATACTAGGTTTGATTAAGCCCTTATCTAGGTTGTCTTTCAACTGATCTTCCAACTCTTtaagctctgctggagccattttgtaaggaggaataTAAATAGTTTGGGTATCTGGAATGAGATCAATTCTAAAGTCAATTTCCCTTTTGGGAGGGACTCCGGAAAGATCTTCTGGAAACTCAcaaactactggaactgactaaagagttggggtttcagagCTTGAATGCTTAACctgaactagatgatagagataaacCTTAGAGATCATatttctggccttaaggtaagaaatgaatcgacccataggtGCTAAACTACttcccttccattctaagattggttcatctagaaactgaaaacgaacaatcctaaatctacaatcgactgaggcataacaggaACGTaacaatccatgcctagaatgacatcgtaCTATATCATTTCTAATTCTACAAGGTATTCTGAGGTAAATTTCTAAGATATtgtgacagggcaatttctatatacccgtCTGGCTATGACTGGGTCACTGACTCGATTAGAGATTGAGAAAGGTTCCGAGAGACTTTCTGGACTAATactgaattggactgctatCTAAGGAGTGACAAAGGAAAGAGTAgcccctggatctaacaatgcataaacatcaaggtcaaagacttgTAACGTACCAGTAACTAGATCATGAAAACCTTCCTGATCTTGGAAAGCCTAAAGAACATACAACTTGTTCTGGCGGTGACCGCCACCTGtaccagatgagttaccctATTGAATCGGGAGACTTGTTGGTGCTGATGAAGTTGTAAACTGATCTTTATCATAACCACCTGCTTGACCAtgtctagaaggacaatccaTCAACCTGTGATCAAACTGACTGCACCCAGAGCACCCTTCTTTTCCTACGATACACTCGCTCGGATGGTTCTTGCCACACTTAGAGCAAGTAGGGTAAGTCTTGAtgcctgaaacacttccctgaGATTTATATGCTGGCGCTCTAACCTTCTGGTCAAAcctgttcttggaggatggaacactagctgaaGAAGGGGCTGGAGCTGAAAACTTTTGCTGAATCTGTGAGCAATTTCCACTACCCGATTATTACTGAGAGTAGTCATAGTTAccagtcctagccttcttattatCTTTGGcctgttccctaagcttatcaccctcaagctgctgagcatgagtcataagcctagagatgttcatatctcctaGTAACATAGCATTTGTGCACTCAGTTTTCACCAAATTTGACACTT
Coding sequences within it:
- the LOC138338491 gene encoding uncharacterized protein produces the protein MNNFLYEVSNLVKTECTNAMLLGDMNISRLMTHAQQLEGDKLREQAKDNKKARTAPAPSSASVPSSKNRFDQKVRAPAYKSQGSVSGIKTYPTCSKCGKNHPSECIVGKEGCSGCSQFDHRLMDCPSRHGQAGGYDKDQFTTSSAPTSLPIQ